TGTCTACTCAGGGGCTGGACGCGCTTCCTTCGACATGGCTGTGGACGAGATCCAACTGCTTCCACTGGTCCCTTATCACGAAGCTTTGGGCACGCTTGGCATCCAGTGGACCGCGACCCAAGAGGACCCGGATGCCGCTTTGCCCTACGGCATTCCCCAGCCCGGTGCGTCGACGGGTTCCATAGTGACAGGATTCAGCTACCGCACAACTCTAAGCACGCCGGTCAGCGGCCCCTCGCTGCTTGAGTTCCGCTTCCGGGGCGCTCAGCCGGATCTCATCCTGGATGCATCCCAAACCTACCACGCCACAACGTATCAGCTACCGAGACCCGTGATCGATGGCTGGCTGTGGTGTGCTGCCGCAATTCCGGCCGACGCTCAAAAGCTTACCATCCGGGGCTGGGAATCCACCGAGCTCGACGAATTGAAATTCGTATCCCCGCCTTCCACCATCGCCAAGAGCCTCGGCCTTCCCGAGGGGCTGCTCGGCATGGGAGGCCAGGATGCCCATTCGGTGGTCGCCCTGCCTGAGGTCGATGGATTCGGGGCGATGATCGAGGTCGAGCACGGACAAGAAGAAGCATGGCTGGAACTTCCGGTGCAGGGACCCGCGGAACTACGCTTCTTTCGGAAAGGCTTCGAAGCCCTCTACTTCCGCGAAGTAACCATCCAGATTGACGGCAAGGAAATCGAAGTTCCGGATCGCTATGTTTCGGAAGCAAGCAGCCGCATTGAACTGCCTGCCGGAAACCATCGCGTCCGCTGGGTGGTGCGCCCTCCCGCCTCGGCTGCGCGTCAGCCAAACCGCTTCTATCTCGCGGCCCCGCAGATCACACCCCTGGCACCGGGTGCAGGGGCACTCCCGGCATTGGGCCTCGCGCAGCCGCTCGCTTTGCCTGTCGGATGGTCTGCCGTGATGGATACCGGCCGGGAGAGCCCGATCCTCCAAGCACCGCCTCTGGCGGAACTTCCCCCGGACCACCAATCACACGAGTTCAGCACCCTTTTCACCGGCCCGGGCGAATTGTCCTTCTGGTGGCATGCGGGGACACCGGAAGATGGTGACCAGCGCGCACGATGGACCTTCCATAACAATCGCCTGAACAATGCCTCCGTAACACGGGAACCAAACGCTCCCGCCGGCTGGAGACAGGAAAAGCTGTGGCTACTGCCCGGAGAAAGCGCCTTTTCCTGGATTGTCAGTGGAGATCCGGAGGCCGTCGCCTTGACGGCGCTGGACCAAGTGGAGTTCACACCCTCTCCGACAGCATCACTCGGTGAAGCGACGGATGCACCATCTCTTCCATGGGAAACGAACACGAATCTGCCGTGGACAGGTTACATACCCGGAGCACCGGGAGAGGATATCGCCCTCTCGCCAAGCCTCTCTCCGAATGAATCCTCCACCTTGCGAACGACGGTGCAGGGCCCCGGGACCCTGTCCTTCCGCTGGAAATACTTCGGTTCGGATTCGGTGAACGGCATCTTCAAGGTCGATGGCATCCAGCGTACCGACGACAACATCGAGGGAGATCGTCAGGAATCGGTGATCTTGCGCCCGGGTCCCGTGGAGCTTCAGTGGGAGGTAAAGTGTCGATCCTGGGGAAAGGCGAACGACAGCTGGATCGGGGTGGATGAAGTGGTATGGACGCCCTTGGAACCCCTGCCCTTGACCGAGAGCTTGGACGCACCTGCCACGGTGAAATGGAAGACTTCGGAAGCCCCCGGCTTCCAAGCCCGCACGGATCCGGATGCAGAAGGTGGAAGCCACGCCTATGCAGTGGTCAGCGACGGAGAGGAAGCTTGGCTTGAAGCCACCGTTCACGGGCCCGGCCTTTTCGATTTCTGGTTGCTGGATATCCCTGGATTCCATTTGTGGGAGGATGAAATCTGGAACTACTGGAGCCTGACCATTGATGGCAAACCGGTCTTCGTCTCCGGACGATCTTGGCCTGCACAATGGATCACCGGTGAAGGCCCGCACAAGATCCGGCTGATCTTGAAAATCCCGGAAGGCTACGGCGGCCAGATGGGGGGCGCGGTGGATCAAGTGAGCTGGACACCGATGGCTTCCCTGCCGCTGGCCAAGGCGGCTGGAGGCGCGAAACTAAGATGGAAAACGAGTTCCCCGCAAGCGGTCGGCGGACTGAAGGAAATTGGCCGCGAAGGAGCACCTGCGATCCTCATTCGCTCCCGCGATAGCGAAACGAACTGGATTCAGACGACCGTGAAAGGACCATGCGAGATATCATGGAACTCCATGGCCGAGATGAGATCGGAAGCCGGGGATTCGAGACTCTCGCTGACCCTGAACGGCCGGGAAATCGCCGGCTTCTGGGAGCACGAATGGCAGGCAATGCGCCTGACCCTGCCCGCCGGAAACCATGTCCTGCGCTGGAAGAGCACACCATGGGACGACACCGGGGAACCGGAGGATCCGCGTCTGGCCTTCGACAGCACCTGGCTGATCAGCGGGATACAGATCAAAAAGGGTCTCTCGCCCCTTGCCCAAGCGCTCGATGCGCCGGAACTATTCGCCTTCGAAGAAGGCGATGCGGGCGGGCGCTTGATCAAGATCGGCAAGAGCGACTTCTGGGAGCCGGGTGTCCGGTCGCAGCTCAGGATCTTCACCCAAGTCAAGGAAGGACGATGCAGCTTCCGTTGGGGACGCCCCGATGGCGGCTGTGCTGAGGTCTGGTCGAGCTCCGTCTGGGGCGGCGGGGTAACGTTGGCGTCCGCCCAAGCCGGCTGGCAGCAGCACCCCTTCCTTCTGCTACCGGACTCTTACCTCGAGCTCGAATACCGATCCGTGCCCTTGCACGCGGGAAATGCCGGGCCGCCTTTGCTGGACACCCTCGTCATGGACCTGCGCCCTGAGTCCACTTTGGCCAAGGCCACGGAGTCGAAATCGCCGCTTGTATCCGAGGGCTGGGGCAGTGTCTTCTCCCGCGAGGCGAAGGTGGGCAAGGACCATGCGATATCGCTGCTGGGTTCCGGGGGAATCGGATGCACCGCCTCCACCAGCATCGAAGGTCCGGCGTCGGTTTCCTACTGGTGGAAGCAGTCGGGACCGGGAACGCTTCGGCTACAGGTGAATGGGATTCTCCTGCCAGTGCCTGAAGTTGGCACAGCATGGAGCAAGGTGGAGTTCCGCATCCCGGCAGGGGAAGCAAAGGTGGAGTGGATTCATCGCTTCACGGGCACGAACGAGGCGATGGACTACTCTGAAGCGGCACTCGATGAACTGGTCGTAAAGCCGGCGGAGGACTTCGCATTGAACAGCGTGGCGCCGCTGGATCCGGGTCTGGTTCTCAGCGAAGTGAAGGACAGCCCGGAGCGAACGCCTTGGCATCCGGTGGCTTATCGCGGGATCGATGGTTCTTGGACAGACGCGGCGCGCGCTGTATCCGGTGGAAAGAAATTGCAGGTATCCGTCCACGGGCCAGCTCTCTTGTCTTTCCGAGCGCGGGTTTTCGATGGCTATCCGGTGGTCGAGACGGACCTCCCGATCTCACCCGCCAGCGTTGTCATCGTGAATCCACCTGGACCACAGCCGGGTAGTGTCCTAATTTGATTGTTCCACGGGAACGATTCGCTCAACCGCCCTTTTTTGGAAAAAGGAACCTAGAGGACGCACCCAAGACCAAAACGAGCGTGTGTGTGAAGATGTGAGTGAGAACCTCCTCCACCTTCTTCTCGTTGTTCACGATCATCATCACGTAATCCCCGATCAAGAAGGTTAGGAAAATAACAAGGCACAGCGCGAATCCGATCACGATTCCGACAACCCAAGGAATCTTCTTAACGAAGCCGTCCTTAATGCACTTCCGCAGGTTGTAATTGTCGTGAGAATCCAGCGCCTCGTAGTTTCCATCTTCAATGGCTCGCTGCTCCGCAAGGGCTTTCTTGTCAGAGGCCTTTGGTAGCGGTGTCTCGGGATGGATTTTTTCCAACCCTTGAATTGGAGCATTAAGCGGCATTCGCGGCCTTCTCCATGTAATGCTTCTGGATCATCTGGGGCGGGATGTCGGCTCCCATGTAGTGCTTTCCACCCTCCACTTCCCAAACCTGATACCAAGGCGTTCCTTGAGCATGAGTCATTGAGGAAAGCTGTAAACCAGTGTAATCCTTGTAGGCATTCCAGACGCTCTCAAGGAAAGGAGTTAGCCTTTCGGGGTTTGAGAGCTGCACATTCTCCGCGACTTCAGTAACGGGAATCGGCTGATTTCCGTAGGTCTTAAATCTCCGATAGAGACTGGGAATCACCGGGCCGTAACGCCATGCCTCGACGCTTTCGTCGATCAGCGGGGTTTGGGTCAGGCCCAAGTGCCAGCCATGAGCGATGTAAACCAACTTCAACAGCTTCATCGGGGAGATTGGCTTCCCTTCGGCAGCCCCCCTTTCAATGAAAAAGTTAGCAATGGCTTGTACTGGTTCGGACACGCGGTGACACATGCACGCCAAACCGTGAAAGTCAAGTGTTCAATTGATCAATTGGAAACGCGCCACCAGCGATTGCGGCCCTAACCGCATCCGATGGATCACTGATTGGAGGCACCTTGAGAACCGCAATGTATTGCGGCTCCGTGCCATTGTGAAAGGCCCAAGCGAACGCCTCAGAAGCTTCTGGGTGGCCTGATAAGGTGAAGGTCTCAATATTCCCGTCGAAGACCTTCTGGCCCTCGTAGAACTCCACGACACGGCTTGTGCCGGAATGCGCGCAGTCGCAACCGTGGAGGGCTGTGACTGCTTCCGTCAGGTTTTGGATGTAGGCGCTCACGCCTCGCCCGTCCTCTCCACCAGTTCCGATACCTTCCATTGCGAGGCTTCAATACCTGCTTCCATGGCTGGAGTGCAACGCAAGGTGCCGTGAGTCTTGCAGAAATTGTAGTAGGCGTAATGAAGGGCGATAGCCGCGTCGAAGTTCTCCCGCTTCTTGCTGAATGCATTGGTCAGGCGGGACAGGCGGCGGCAGTGCATGCGCACCGTGTGATTCTGCTTTTCGACATAGGACGTTGAGCAAAGCTTCATGTCGGGCAAGCCTTGCACGGGGATTTTTTTAACCTTGAGAACATCGGGCGGGGAATACCGGCGCTGGGCTTCCAAGTTCGTGTGGGTGAAGGTTTTGATAACAGCCCCGTAGTTTACTTCGGAACCGAAAGCCCGCTCAATGGCGTCCGCGTAGGCCGGGAAGGCATCGGAGGAAATCTGCGGCGTGCTAACCAAGCGGGAGGCGAGGTCGTCAATGAACTGCGTGGCGTGCATCTTGTCGCGCTTGCCGGTGAGGAACGACGGCACAAGCTTCGTGGCGGCATCCAAGGCCACCCAAACCCACACGTCGCCCGCGTCCTTCATGTCGTTTGCCTTGGCAGTCTTCTGCTTGGCACCAATGAAGCCCCAAAGCTCATCGACTTGAACCTGCGCGATGCTGAGGCCGTGCATCTTCTTGTCCATGATCTCCGCGCAGCCCTGACCAACTCGCACACCAAGGCGCATGATCGTATCACGGTGAACGCCGGTCATCCGCTCAATGCTGCGGATGCTGTTGCCCTCGCAAAGCATGGAGATTGCGGCGATCTTCTTTTCGGCTGGAAGGTTGTTGCTCATGGCTTGCTTGACTTTCTGAAATAGGTATGACCTAAATCACTCAAGAGCACAATGAAAAAAGTAGGAAAAGAATCAAACCTTGGAGGAGCTAGGCCCGGTGCGGGACGGCCAGCCGGTCAAACCAAGTCCAAGGTGTCTGTGTCTGTGGACGCCGACATACTAGACAAGGCCCTAACAAAATGGGGAGGCAAACTGTCCCCCCTTATGGAAAAGCTCTTGCGCTCCTACGTTGAATAAAGTAGGAGTTTCTTGCGCATGGAGCTAGAGGGAATTGAACCCTCGACCGATTGGATGGAAAGCCGCCGGTCGCACCAAGCTAGCCCCTAGTGCAGTTCTGATTGAAAGATTGGAGCCCTTCCCCCGTTGCAGCCTCAGGCGTCGAAAACCAAAGCTGCAACGGGGGTGTTTTTTCGGGGAAGGGTGTCCGGGCTATAAGCCCTTCCCGTCGTTCTTCTCATATTTGTGACCCAATGGTGCATGTGGGAAATTAGTAATCGTCTTCGTCAGACGTAGGCGGGTTTGAATTGGCCATGTCCGCCAATTCTTCCAAAGAGAGAATCTTAGAGGGCTCCTCCGGTGCCTTTGCGCGGGTAGCTCGACCGACCACTTGCTCAAGCGAGGCAGGTTTTTTGCCCGAGCCCTTCTCAACAATCCGGAAATAGCCGGATTTCGCTAGGCGTGAGAGGATGAAGCTGATCTCGGAGCGAGCTACTTTAAACCCGGCTTCCTCGACCGCCTTCTGAACGTCATTGAGATCGAAGCGCTCGGGGACCTTCTCCATGACTCCTTTGATCATGTCGGTCTTGTTGTTGCTTGCTGTGGTAGACAGGGTGACAACCCGTTTCGCGGTTGGCTGCTCTCCGAACCGTGATTGCTGGTATTCAGCGACAATTCGAAAAGCTTCCTCGATCCGCTCCAGCTTAGCGCGGTCTTCCTTGAGGGCCGCTTCTACTTTGGTGAGGTCGATTTCCATGTGACGCAGAAGATCTGGCAGCTTTGTCTGAGCGCGTCAATCTCTTCTGTGCAATCAGACGAGAATTCATCCGAACACTCCTCAGGATCGGACGCATCGCGATTTCTTGATGCGTTGCTTGTGTGACAAACGCAGACAAGCTCAAGGCCTGATTGTTCCACGGTCTCCCGGCTCAAATTAGGACACTACCCACAGCCGGTGGTGAGTGGCCATCTTCTTTCGGTTGAAGTGGATGGGATTGCGCGTGAGAGAGTCGCCGCGGATCCTTCCGGAAACTGGCAAGACCGGCAGGTGCATGTTCCTGAAGGAACGCACCTCGTGGAGTTCCGCTTGATGAGCGAGATGACATCCGCGTGGTATCTCGGTCGCTCGGTCGTGGATGCCATCGACCCGGATCTGCAAGGATGGGTGGATGACCTGAGCGTGATACCGGTGTCGGATCACTATCTCGAATGGGCCAAGGCGAAAGGGCTCACCGCGGAGCAGCACGGACCTGCGGTGGACGCCGATGGCGACGGGGAAAGCAATCAGGTGGAGTACGCACTTGGCAGCGATCCGCTCGATGCCACCTCAAAGCCGCCGGTGATCACGATCCAACCCTCCTTGTCAGGAAACCTCGGCGGTCGTTCGGTGATGGTGCCATTCCTGCCTCCGCATGTTTCGGGAAAACTCGAATCCAGTGTAGATCTGGTCAGCTGGCAGGACTATCCAGCCACCCTGAGACATTTCCGCATCATTCCCGGAGTTCTTTGGCCCGGTCAGATCACCGATACACAGACCCATCAGGCGATCCCCCTTGGCCCGCTGGACACCGCCTACTACCGGATCCAGTTCGAGGACATCGTGCTGGAGGAATAATAAACCGGGTGTGCTACTCGACGATCACCAGCATCGCCCCGAACTGATTCCCGGGAGGCGGACCGCTGGGGTTCACGGACATTTGGGAGATATCACCATCCAGAAAGAGCGCATCCTTGCAGCCGAGCTGGAGGA
This portion of the Luteolibacter luteus genome encodes:
- a CDS encoding thrombospondin type 3 repeat-containing protein, translating into MSEMTSAWYLGRSVVDAIDPDLQGWVDDLSVIPVSDHYLEWAKAKGLTAEQHGPAVDADGDGESNQVEYALGSDPLDATSKPPVITIQPSLSGNLGGRSVMVPFLPPHVSGKLESSVDLVSWQDYPATLRHFRIIPGVLWPGQITDTQTHQAIPLGPLDTAYYRIQFEDIVLEE
- a CDS encoding Panacea domain-containing protein produces the protein MKLLKLVYIAHGWHLGLTQTPLIDESVEAWRYGPVIPSLYRRFKTYGNQPIPVTEVAENVQLSNPERLTPFLESVWNAYKDYTGLQLSSMTHAQGTPWYQVWEVEGGKHYMGADIPPQMIQKHYMEKAANAA
- a CDS encoding DDE-type integrase/transposase/recombinase, encoding MSNNLPAEKKIAAISMLCEGNSIRSIERMTGVHRDTIMRLGVRVGQGCAEIMDKKMHGLSIAQVQVDELWGFIGAKQKTAKANDMKDAGDVWVWVALDAATKLVPSFLTGKRDKMHATQFIDDLASRLVSTPQISSDAFPAYADAIERAFGSEVNYGAVIKTFTHTNLEAQRRYSPPDVLKVKKIPVQGLPDMKLCSTSYVEKQNHTVRMHCRRLSRLTNAFSKKRENFDAAIALHYAYYNFCKTHGTLRCTPAMEAGIEASQWKVSELVERTGEA